The sequence CAGGACAGGTAAGAGAGCCAAAAGATCAAGAAAAATACTATGCGCTTTTAAAAATTGAAGCTATTAATTATAAAACTATCCAAGAAGCCAAAAAAAGACCACTTTTTGAAAATTTAACTCCACTTTTTCCAGTTGAAAAGTTGAAACTAGAGTATGATCCTATGAAAGTAACGGGTAGAGTTATCGATCTTTTTGCGCCAATAGGGAAAGGACAAAGAGGGCTCATAGTAGCACCTCCAAAAAGTGGCAAAACAGAACTCATGAAAGAGCTAGCGCATGGAATTTCAAAAAATCATCCAGAGATAGAACTTTTAGTTTTACTTGTTGATGAAAGACCTGAAGAGGTTACTGATATGCAACGCTCTGTAAAAGGTGAAGTTTTTAGCTCAACTTTTGATCAGCCTGCAATTAGCCATGTTAGAATTTCTGAACTTGTTATAGAAAAAGCAAAAAGAGCCGTTGAAATGGGTAAAGATGTTGTAATTTTGCTTGATAGTATAACAAGACTTGCAAGAGCTTATAATACAGCTACTCCACCAAGTGGAAGAGTGCTAAGCGGTGGTGTTGATGCAAACGCTCTTCATAAGCCAAAAAGATTTTTTGGTGCAGCAAGAAACATAGAAGAGGGCGGAAGTCTTACTATAATAGCTACAGCTTTAGTTGATACAGGCAGTAGAATGGATGAGGTTATATTTGAAGAGTTTAAAGGAACTGGAAACAGTGAAATTTTACTTGATAGAAATATAAGCGATAGAAGAATTTATCCAGCAATTAATATCATTAAAAGCGGAACAAGAAAAGAAGAGTTGCTTCAAAGCCCTGAGAGATTACAAAAAATTTGGGCACTTCGCTCAGCTATTGCAACCATGGATGATATTGATGCGCTTAAATTTTTGTATTCAAAAATGATTAAAACAAAAGACAATGAAGAACTTTTATCTATAATGAATGAATAATTTAGTATGAAATTTCTTTTTTTATTAGTTGATAGTTTTGGATTTTATAATATTAATAAGATATTCAAAAAGATAGAACTACAAAATTTCAAGGTAGAAAAATGCAAGCTTTAGCCCTAAAATACAGACCAAGAAACTATGAAGAGCTTATAGGTCAAGAAAGTGTGTCTAAAACACTTTCTTACGCATTAGATGACGGAAGATTGGGACATGCTTATCTTTTTAGTGGACTTAGGGGAAGTGGAAAAACTTCAAGTGCAAGAATATTTGCCAAAGCTTTACTTTGCGATCAAGGCCCAACAAGCAAACCTTGTGAAATTTGTCCAAATTGTCAAATGGCAAATGATGGAAGACATATCGATATAGTGGAAATGGATGGCGCAAGCAATAGAAAAATCGATGATATTAGAGAGCTTATAGAACAAACTAAATACGCTCCTGCTAGTGCTAGATTTAAAATATTTATAATTGATGAAGTGCATATGTTAACAAAAGAGGCATTTAATGCACTGTTAAAAACGCTTGAAGAGCCACCTAGTTATGTTAAATTTATACTTGCAACAACTGATCCTCTAAAACTTCCTGCAACTGTTCTTTCAAGAACACAACACTTTAGATTTAAACCCATTGCTAAAAATATGATAGTAAACCACCTTGAAAATATAATTAAAAAAGAAGAAATTCCATACGAAATTGAAGCTTTAGATATGATAGCAAGAAGAGGTTCAGGTTCTCTTAGGGATAGTATTACTTTGCTTGATCAAGCAATTGTATTTTCAGATAAAAACATAACACAAGATGCAATTGCTTCTATGCTTGGAATTTTAGATCCACAAAAAATTGAAGAAATTTTAAAAATAATAATAAAACAAGATAGAGATAGTGCAATTTCTATTATAAAAGAACTTGAAAATTATGATCCTGAAACAATTATAGATGAATTAATAGCAAATTTAAAAGATAAATTTTTAAACAGAGATCCAAAATTTAGTTTTTTAATGTATGAGAGATTTTTAAGGATACTAAGCGAAGCAAAAAATATGCTTTTTATAAATAGTGATGGTGGATTTACTTTGGCTATGACTATGTTTTTGATGATGGAGGCTATGAATTTAAAAAGCATAGATAAAATCATAGAAAAAAGCACAGAACAGTCTAAACAAAGCACTTTTAAACCATTAAAACAAGAAGATACAGAAAAAGAAAGCTTAGCTTCTAATGTTGCAAACAAACCAGAAGAGAGTCCTTATGATAGGTTTTTAGCAAGGATTTATGACAGGGATTATGATATTGGAAAATGTTTTGAAGAGGATGTTGAGTTTGTTAAATTTGAAGAAAATAAGCTATATTTAATATCAAGAGCAGAAGGTAAAAACCAAGAGCTTTTAAGAAGGGGTTCAAGAGCTATTTTAGAGGTTTTAAGAAGCACTTTTGATAACAATACCAAGATAGAAATTAAGCCCGAAAAAAAAAATGAAGCTAGAGATAGCCTAAAAATAGATAAAGACTTAGAAAAGCTCACAAAAATACAAGAGCACGAAGAAGAAAGAAGT is a genomic window of Campylobacter blaseri containing:
- the rho gene encoding transcription termination factor Rho, giving the protein MENNNKKQTRTHIPVDGYSIEDLRSQPIDSLVKLALDMNIENPSAYRRQELCFEILKAQTKQGGFILFTGILEITNDGYGFLRGIDASITDSVNDAYVSMSQIRKFALRVGDIVTGQVREPKDQEKYYALLKIEAINYKTIQEAKKRPLFENLTPLFPVEKLKLEYDPMKVTGRVIDLFAPIGKGQRGLIVAPPKSGKTELMKELAHGISKNHPEIELLVLLVDERPEEVTDMQRSVKGEVFSSTFDQPAISHVRISELVIEKAKRAVEMGKDVVILLDSITRLARAYNTATPPSGRVLSGGVDANALHKPKRFFGAARNIEEGGSLTIIATALVDTGSRMDEVIFEEFKGTGNSEILLDRNISDRRIYPAINIIKSGTRKEELLQSPERLQKIWALRSAIATMDDIDALKFLYSKMIKTKDNEELLSIMNE
- a CDS encoding DNA polymerase III subunit gamma/tau: MQALALKYRPRNYEELIGQESVSKTLSYALDDGRLGHAYLFSGLRGSGKTSSARIFAKALLCDQGPTSKPCEICPNCQMANDGRHIDIVEMDGASNRKIDDIRELIEQTKYAPASARFKIFIIDEVHMLTKEAFNALLKTLEEPPSYVKFILATTDPLKLPATVLSRTQHFRFKPIAKNMIVNHLENIIKKEEIPYEIEALDMIARRGSGSLRDSITLLDQAIVFSDKNITQDAIASMLGILDPQKIEEILKIIIKQDRDSAISIIKELENYDPETIIDELIANLKDKFLNRDPKFSFLMYERFLRILSEAKNMLFINSDGGFTLAMTMFLMMEAMNLKSIDKIIEKSTEQSKQSTFKPLKQEDTEKESLASNVANKPEESPYDRFLARIYDRDYDIGKCFEEDVEFVKFEENKLYLISRAEGKNQELLRRGSRAILEVLRSTFDNNTKIEIKPEKKNEARDSLKIDKDLEKLTKIQEHEEERSMDHKKKLSSLMSELQGQSSSAQESKDDRKLSELRRLFGEPSKILEN